The Pyrus communis chromosome 9, drPyrComm1.1, whole genome shotgun sequence genome has a segment encoding these proteins:
- the LOC137745881 gene encoding receptor-like protein kinase ANXUR2 codes for MYIKTPILLFLAFASVLLNGLNAANSGSDPLILGCGYENEAKDADGRKWQPDTKYLADSSKTTSAQAQYQDPELLSEVPYMKARIFTANATYKLPVKPKQRYMLRLYFYPAVYGSNNAEGSYFSVVANGITLLQNFSASITCKALTQAYIMREYLLAPLNKDSLEVTFSPSSGFAFVNGIELIGTPDMFGDAAIVGSSDQTFDGKRSNLQTMFRVNIGGQFISPTNDSGDLTRTWYDDFAYVYGAQLGVTNEAAKDVKINYKNMPPYIAPVDIYRTSRSMGENKDVNLGYNLTWVFNQVDAKFMYLVRLHFCDFYLTKTNQMVFTIYINNLTAEAGADVIGWTGGKGVTTYRDYVVAADEDFNGDLWLALHPLTKSSPEFYDSLLNGVEIFKLEQGKNLAGLNPKISDMLAKDIEEKQRSFQSQQQQEGSGTNKAHVIGGAAGGAAAFGIVAALCIAVYQRKKKALGSDTHTSSWLPIYGNSHTSGTKSTTSGKSNGSAHLSSAAQGRCRRFTFPEMKHATKNFDESNVIGVGGFGKVYKGVIDGGTKVAIKRSNPQSEQGVHEFQTEIEMLSELRHKHLVSLIGFCEEDNEMCLVYDYMSRGTLREHLYKGNKSQGQLSWKKRLEICIGAAKGLHYLHTGARWTIIHRDVKTTNILLDENWEAKVSDFGLSKTGPNMDQGHVSTVVKGSFGYLDPEYFRRQQLTEKSDVYSFGVVLFEALFARPALNPSLSKEQVSLADWALHCQRKGTVEENIDPHLKGKVNMESVKKFADTAEKCLSDSGLDRPTLNDILWNLEFALQLQDDTDGSSHSSRRQRSDSDDPHLRNQNMMAVHYSNLSLGSDSDLGEETNNNNTTTTTTTNENTDDTSAIFSQIVNPKGR; via the coding sequence ATGTACATCAAAACCCCGATTCTTCTCTTTCTCGCCTTTGCATCCGTGCTCTTGAACGGCCTCAATGCTGCAAACTCGGGCTCAGATCCGCTGATCCTTGGCTGCGGCTATGAAAATGAGGCCAAAGATGCAGATGGGAGGAAATGGCAACCAGACACGAAGTACCTTGCCGATTCATCAAAGACAACCTCGGCACAAGCGCAGTACCAGGACCCTGAGCTTCTTTCCGAGGTTCCATACATGAAAGCCAGGATTTTCACCGCGAATGCCACATACAAGTTGCCTGTGAAACCGAAGCAGCGGTACATGCTTAGACTTTATTTCTATCCGGCTGTGTACGGCAGCAACAACGCTGAGGGGTCCTATTTTTCGGTCGTCGCCAATGGAATCACTCTCTTGCAAAACTTTAGCGCTTCAATCACTTGCAAGGCCCTTACACAAGCTTATATCATGAGAGAGTATCTGCTGGCACCCCTCAACAAGGATTCTCTAGAGGTCACCTTTTCGCCTTCCTCGGGGTTTGCATTTGTGAATGGCATTGAGCTGATTGGAACGCCTGACATGTTCGGCGACGCTGCAATAGTCGGGTCTTCGGACCAGACTTTTGACGGCAAGAGGTCAAATTTGCAGACCATGTTTAGAGTGAATATTGGGGGGCAGTTTATTTCCCCAACCAATGACTCCGGCGACCTAACAAGGACATGGTACGATGACTTTGCTTATGTATATGGTGCGCAACTTGGGGTCACCAATGAAGCCGCCAAGGATGTAAAAATCAACTACAAAAATATGCCACCATACATTGCTCCCGTTGATATCTACAGGACCTCGAGATCAATGGGTGAGAACAAGGATGTCAACCTCGGTTACAACCTCACATGGGTGTTCAACCAAGTTGATGCCAAATTCATGTACCTTGTGAGGTTACACTTCTGTGACTTTTACCTCACCAAAACCAATCAAATGGTGTTCACAATCTACATTAATAATCTAACCGCCGAGGCTGGAGCAGATGTGATCGGATGGACAGGAGGAAAGGGGGTGACTACATACAGAGATTATGTGGTAGCGGCCGATGAGGATTTTAACGGTGATCTTTGGCTAGCTTTGCATCCTTTAACGAAATCAAGTCCGGAGTTCTATGATTCGCTCCTCAATGGGGTGGAGATATTCAAGCTCGAACAAGGTAAAAACTTGGCAGGCCTTAATCCCAAGATTTCCGACATGTTGGCAAAGGATATTGAGGAAAAGCAGAGAAGCTTTCAAAGTCAGCAGCAACAGGAAGGAAGCGGAACCAACAAAGCTCACGTGATTGGTGGAGCTGCTGGAGGAGCTGCAGCCTTCGGCATAGTTGCTGCATTGTGCATTGCTGTGTACCAACGAAAGAAAAAAGCCCTGGGAAGCGATACACACACCTCTAGCTGGCTGCCAATCTACGGCAATTCCCATACCAGTGGCACCAAATCCACAACCTCAGGCAAGAGCAATGGTAGCGCCCACCTTTCGTCAGCTGCTCAAGGCCGTTGTAGGCGTTTCACCTTCCCTGAGATGAAACATGCTACTAAGAATTTCGACGAGTCCAATGTCATTGGTGTTGGAGGATTCGGAAAGGTGTACAAGGGTGTCATCGATGGAGGAACCAAAGTGGCTATCAAGAGATCCAACCCACAATCAGAGCAAGGAGTTCACGAATTCCAGACCGAAATTGAGATGCTTTCAGAGCTGAGGCATAAACACTTGGTCTCTCTGATTGGCTTCTGTGAAGAAGATAATGAAATGTGTTTGGTTTATGACTACATGTCACGCGGCACTCTACGAGAGCATCTGTACAAGGGCAACAAATCTCAAGGTCAACTGTCATGGAAGAAAAGGCTGGAGATCTGTATTGGAGCAGCAAAGGGACTTCATTACCTTCACACCGGGGCTAGGTGGACCATCATCCACAGGGATGTCAAGACGACAAACATTCTCTTGGACGAGAATTGGGAGGCCAAGGTTTCTGATTTCGGGCTCTCGAAGACTGGTCCCAACATGGATCAAGGCCATGTTAGCACAGTGGTGAAGGGTAGCTTCGGTTACTTGGACCCCGAATACTTCAGGAGGCAGCAACTGACAGAAAAATCGGATGTCTACTCATTCGGAGTTGTCCTCTTTGAGGCATTGTTCGCAAGGCCAGCTCTCAACCCTAGCCTGTCGAAGGAACAGGTCAGTCTAGCAGATTGGGCTCTTCATTGCCAAAGAAAAGGAACTGTGGAGGAAAACATTGATCCTCACCTCAAGGGGAAAGTCAACATGGAAAGCGTCAAAAAATTCGCAGACACAGCTGAGAAGTGCTTGTCCGACTCAGGACTCGACCGCCCCACTTTGAACGACATTTTGTGGAACCTTGAGTTTGCACTCCAGTTGCAGGACGACACAGATGGCTCGAGTCACTCCTCAAGACGCCAAAGAAGTGACTCTGACGACCCCCATCTGAGAAACCAGAACATGATGGCAGTACACTACAGCAACCTGAGCCTCGGAAGCGACAGTGATTTGGGAGAAgaaaccaacaacaacaacaccaccaccaccaccaccacaaatgAGAACACCGACGACACCAGCGCAATCTTCTCACAGATTGTCAATCCAAAAGGTCGATAA
- the LOC137746254 gene encoding uncharacterized protein, with amino-acid sequence MKDEKLHRRKMSSSSPSLSLSSSSEELQHMPLAPPKMLNRKRLSKQLSMCETPRDIAWERRRRQILSQERRMHGIRDSEDMHLTDEDLHELKGCIELGFGFNEEEGQRLSATLPALDLYFAVNRQYSLSPVSTPNSASSRHSTSSMGGHSLSFGSPTSDTDAWKICSPGDNPEQVKTKLRHWAQAVACSVIQSS; translated from the exons ATGAAGGACGAGAAATTACATCGACGGAAGATGTCGTCATCGTCGCCATCACTATCCCTTTCGTCCTCCTCCGAGGAGCTCCAGCACATGCCGCTGGCGCCACCCAAGATGTTGAACCGGAAGCGCCTGAGCAAGCAGCTGTCCATGTGCGAGACGCCTAGGGACATCGCCTGGGAGAGGCGGCGGCGCCAGATTCTCAGCCAGGAGAGGAGGATGCACGGGATCAGAGACTCCGAAGACATGCATCTGACCGACGAGGACTTGCATGAACTCAAAGGGTGCATTGAGCTAGGGTTTGGGTTCAATGAGGAGGAAGGTCAGAGGTTGAGCGCTACCTTGCCCGCTCTTGACCTTTACTTCGCTGTCAACCGCCAGTATTCCCTGAGCCCCGTGTCCACGCCGAATAGCGCTAGCTCCCGCCATTCTACGTCGTCAATGGGTGGACATTCCTTGTCGTTTGGAAGCCCTACGAGCGATACCGATGCATGGAAGATATGCAGTCCAG GTGATAATCCTGAACAGGTGAAGACCAAATTGAGGCATTGGGCACAAGCTGTGGCTTGTTCAGTGATCCAGTCTTCCTGA
- the LOC137746124 gene encoding PRA1 family protein E-like, with the protein MPLKPPSSYGTTTVTAVQIDPKTSKDLTFTSRPKPQTSSQPLYPTITSQSVYPTRRPWRELFSLTSFSVPSNYADAMARIKRNTAYFRVNYTMAALFIVFLSLLWHPISMIVFLIILVAWLALYFLRTTPVVLFNQSFDDRVVAVALGFVTAVALVFTHVGLNVLVALIVAVVIIGLHAAFRVTEDLFLDEETAAENGLVSVVASQQSLRLPTTYTRI; encoded by the coding sequence ATGCCGCTAAAACCACCGTCGAGTTACGGCACCACCACCGTCACCGCCGTCCAAATCGACCCCAAAACGTCCAAAGATCTCACCTTTACCTCCCGCCCCAAACCCCAGACCTCCTCCCAACCCCTGTACCCCACTATCACCTCCCAATCCGTGTACCCGACGCGCCGCCCATGGCGCGAGCTCTTTTCTCTCACCTCCTTCTCCGTCCCATCCAACTACGCCGACGCCATGGCACGAATCAAGCGCAACACCGCCTACTTCCGCGTCAACTACACCATGGCGGCGCTCTTCATCGTCTTCCTCAGCCTCCTCTGGCACCCGATCTCCATGATCGTCTTCCTCATCATCCTCGTCGCCTGGCTCGCCCTCTACTTCCTCCGCACCACCCCCGTCGTTCTGTTCAACCAGAGCTTCGACGACAGGGTCGTCGCCGTCGCACTGGGATTTGTCACTGCCGTGGCGCTGGTATTCACTCACGTGGGTTTAAATGTACTGGTGGCGCTGATCGTCGCCGTCGTGATTATTGGGCTGCACGCGGCGTTTCGGGTCACGGAAGATTTGTTTCTCGACGAGGAGACCGCCGCGGAAAACGGGTTGGTCTCGGTTGTTGCCAGCCAGCAGTCCCTACGCCTGCCGACCACTTATACCCGGATTTGA
- the LOC137745601 gene encoding probable prefoldin subunit 4, whose translation MQQGGGSETEVTWEDQQNINKFGRLNNRFHELEDEIKFAKESTDNLEDASNELILTDEEVVRFQIGEVFAHVPKEEVESRIEAMQEATSKSLEKLEEEKDSILAQMAELKKILYGKFKDSINLEED comes from the exons ATGCAGCAG GGTGGAGGATCTGAGACGGAGGTGACATGGGAGGACCAGCAGaacatcaacaaatttggcAGATTGAATAACCGGTTTCACGAGCTCGAGGACGAGATCAAATTTGCCaag GAATCAACGGATAATCTGGAGGATGCTAGCAACGAGTTGATTCTGACTGACGAGGAGGTGGTCCGGTTCCAGATAGGTGAAGTCTTCGCCCACGTGCCAAAAGAAGAAGTGGAGAGCAGGATAGAAGCGATGCAAGAGGCGACGAGCAAAAGTTTAGAGAAACTTGAAGAAGAGAAGGATTCTATTCTTGCACAGATGGCCGAGTTGAAGAAAATTCTGTATGGAAAGTTCAAGGACTCCATCAATCTAGAGGAGGATTAA
- the LOC137744740 gene encoding aspartic proteinase CDR1-like, with protein MTAAHQTTHLVTINLFFYLVCSSSSANNVNGGRFSVELIRRNSPNSPFYNHNTSPPKSLSNRFRRLSEPSNPNIPQSEVRRDFDGEHLMKFSIGTPPVDIYGVADTGSTLIWTQCEPCIDCYKQKNPKFDPIKSSTYRNVSCGAQECNLLIDSGPNSCSASSDHRQELCNYNYSYVDGATTIGLLAKETITLKAASGKPIPLQNIVFGCGHNNTGETFQENQMGVVGLGIGNMSFISQISPAVGGKKFSYCLVPSHANPSSTSKMSFGNGSEVLGEGVVSTRLISELDNNAYRVTLEGMSVGDKFVPFNSSGNGASPGNTILDSGTPNTYLPQQFYDPLVAELKKQIAMSPSEIMDPTFGTLVCYNNKNIFKGKKITVHFEGGAKLQLTPSQIFFYHQEFQNFCFAMQNSSYVTRDDFIVYGNYVQSNFWIGFDLERMVVSFKPTDCTNSSSSVIATPFSFSSTYVLNFLLFVILTF; from the coding sequence ATGACAGCTGCACATCAGACTACCCATCTAGTGACTAttaatcttttcttttatcttgTATGTTCTTCTTCATCAGCAAATAATGTCAATGGTGGCCGATTCAGCGTCGAACTCATTCGCCGAAACTCGCCAAATTCACCATTCTACAATCATAATACATCTCCCCCAAAGAGCTTAAGCAATCGTTTTCGACGTCTATCGGAGCCGTCCAATCCAAACATACCGCAATCAGAAGTGAGACGCGACTTTGATGGCGAGCATCTCATGAAGTTTTCAATCGGAACTCCACCTGTGGATATTTATGGGGTTGCAGACACAGGCAGCACATTAATATGGACGCAATGTGAGCCGTGTATCGATTGCTACAAGCAGAAAAATCCCAAGTTCGACCCGATAAAATCGTCAACGTATAGGAACGTTTCATGTGGTGCACAAGAATGTAATTTACTCATAGATTCTGGCCCTAACTCTTGCTCAGCATCTTCTGATCATCGTCAAGAGCTCTGCAATTACAATTACAGTTACGTAGACGGTGCAACTACCATTGGATTACTTGCGAAAGAAACAATCACGTTGAAGGCCGCATCCGGGAAACCGATTCCCTTACAAAATATTGTGTTTGGTTGTGGACATAATAATACAGGAGAAACGTTTCAGGAGAACCAAATGGGAGTAGTAGGGCTTGGAATCGGAAACATGTCgtttatttcccaaatttccCCTGCAGTTGGAGGCAAAAAGTTCTCCTACTGTTTGGTACCATCCCATGCAAATCCCTCGTCCACAAGCAAGATGAGTTTTGGGAATGGGAGTGAGGTTTTGGGGGAAGGGGTGGTCTCAACGCGGTTGATCTCCGAGCTTGACAATAACGCTTATCGCGTCACGCTCGAAGGCATGAGCGTTGGAGACAAGTTTGTGCCTTTCAATTCATCCGGTAATGGGGCTTCGCCAGGGAATACTATTCTCGATTCCGGAACACCAAACACGTACTTGCCTCAACAATTTTATGATCCTTTGGTGGCGGAGTTGAAGAAGCAGATTGCGATGAGCCCCAGTGAAATAATGGACCCAACTTTTGGGACACTTGTTTGTTACAACAACAAGAACATtttcaaagggaaaaaaattacCGTGCATTTTGAAGGTGGTGCTAAGTTGCAGTTGACACCAAGTCAGATATTTTTCTACCACCAAGAGTTTCAGAATTTCTGTTTTGCAATGCAGAATTCAAGTTATGTCACCCGTGatgattttattgtttatgGGAATTATGTTCAGTCTAATTTCTGGATTGGTTTCGACCTAGAAAGAATGGTGGTTTCGTTTAAGCCAACTGATTGTACAAATAGTAGTAGCAGTGTTATTGCTActcccttttccttttcctccacttatgttttgaattttcttttatttgtaattttgaccttctag